From the Argopecten irradians isolate NY chromosome 13, Ai_NY, whole genome shotgun sequence genome, one window contains:
- the LOC138305687 gene encoding uncharacterized protein — protein sequence MYLDDGIGGKATEAEASDLSRSVQGDLIRFGFMIAEQKCSWVPSQEAIWLGLRWSFSEGLVFVPDSKIERLKSALRILLDNVSRDRCWVTARQLAALVGQIIAMKVAMGPVVRMMTRHMYASVMMKASWDSNVLILKEALDELRFWFYNVESLNGAQIDRSYKHDFVVYSDASATGYGGYILHVNKSEVLGEWTDTESKESSTWRELEAVRRMLLHYNGSLVGQCLVGQKVLWYTDSQNVASILVNGSKVPILNEKAVMIREDCLSRGLRLLPAWLPRADNQLADRYSKTADSDDWYIRNSVFIELNEKWGEFTVDRFANDNNAKCEVFNSRWWCPGTAGIDGLGQVWAGQNNWLVPPPALIPKVVDKMMDEKAMGTLVVPYWTSAPFWPVIAPRGDKYAFFVKEHKILPSGSVVAGKGKNGVFGRDGGPEMIALRLRF from the coding sequence ATGTATCTCGATGACGGCATCGGGGGTAAAGCTACGGAAGCTGAGGCTAGCGACCTGAGTAGGTCGGTACAGGGCGATTTGATAAGATTTGGTTTTATGATTGCAGAGCAAAAATGTAGCTGGGTGCCAAGTCAGGAAGCTATATGGTTGGGATTACGTTGGTCATTCTCTGAGGGATTGGTTTTTGTACCGGACAGCAAGATAGAGAGGTTGAAATCGGCGTTACGTATTCTATTGGATAACGTATCGCGTGATCGATGCTGGGTGACAGCGAGGCAGTTGGCTGCACTAGTAGGTCAGATTATCGCTATGAAGGTAGCTATGGGTCCTGTCGTCAGAATGATGACGAGGCATATGTATGCCAGTGTGATGATGAAGGCAAGTTGGGATTCCAACGTTTTGATATTAAAGGAAGCTTTAGACGAACTACGATTTTGGTTTTACAATGTTGAAAGTTTGAACGGTGCTCAGATAGACAGGTCTTACAAGCATGATTTTGTAGTGTATAGCGATGCCTCGGCTACAGGTTACGGGGGGTACATATTGCACGTAAATAAAAGTGAGGTTCTGGGTGAATGGACAGATACAGAGAGCAAGGAAAGCTCAACTTGGAGAGAACTGGAGGCTGTACGTCGTATGCTTTTACATTACAATGGAAGCCTGGTAGGGCAATGCCTGGTAGGGCAGAAGGTGTTGTGGTATACCGATAGTCAGAATGTAGCTTCTATATTGGTAAATGGTAGCAAGGTACCGATACTGAATGAGAAGGCTGTAATGATCAGAGAGGATTGCCTTAGCAGAGGTCTTAGATTGTTGCCAGCCTGGTTGCCAAGGGCGGATAATCAATTGGCGGATAGATACAGTAAGACGGCTGACAGTGATGACTGGTATATACGGAACAGTGTGTTCATTGAGCTCAATGAGAAATGGGGAGAGTTTACAGTAGACAGGTTCGCTAATGATAATAATGCAAAATGTGAGGTTTTCAACTCGAGGTGGTGGTGTCCTGGGACAGCGGGCATAGACGGTCTGGGTCAGGTCTGGGCTGGCCAGAACAATTGGCTAGTACCGCCCCCTGCTTTGATACCGAAGGTTGTTGATAAAATGATGGACGAGAAAGCCATGGGTACTCTGGTAGTGCCATACTGGACTTCTGCTCCATTCTGGCCTGTGATAGCTCCAAGGGGAGACAAATACGCGTTTTTCGTGAAAGAGCATAAAATATTACCTTCGGGCAGTGTAGTTGCCGGAAAAGGAAAGAACGGGGTTTTTGGTAGGGACGGGGGTCCGGAGATGATTGCTTTAAGGCTGAGGTTTTGA